One window from the genome of Oreochromis niloticus isolate F11D_XX linkage group LG20, O_niloticus_UMD_NMBU, whole genome shotgun sequence encodes:
- the LOC100699892 gene encoding P2Y purinoceptor 1: protein MNTAKWFRSVYEHTTLPAIYTTGFIIGLGANVWGLKSLLQKWKILGHINVFLLNLGIANFLFLPTLPFFATYYFMGNKWIFGEGFCKITRFCFNLNLYGSIGFLTCISVYRYLAIVHPMKVMGRITVTHSVAISVVVWLLVSVQSLPDMFFPKTSANNTDTNRTEKCHHTTTPKYVEDYLKYSVGWTLTGFVIPFLILLGSYGHVTLVLCRINTIDKVVKQRSLKLMFILILLFSVCYIPFHIFKNLSLYSRVLNSKYKKYPTWDEGVFGAHQISRGLVCLNSVLNPLVYLHVMDIPAQIRQMLQWSHQIFTRFFLSKYANVPVAQSADV from the coding sequence ATGAATACAGCTAAATGGTTTCGTTCAGTCTATGAACATACAACTCTGCCTGCTATTTACACCACTGGTTTCATCATTGGTCTGGGAGCTAATGTATGGGGACTAAAGTCTCTGCTGCAGAAATGGAAAATTCTTGGACACATTAATGTGTTTCTTCTGAACCTTGGAATTGCCAATTTTTTGTTCCTGCCAACTCTCCCATTTTTCGCAACATACTACTTTATGGGGAATAAATGGATCTTTGGTGAAGGCTTTTGCAAGATCACAAGATTCTGCTTCAACTTGAATTTATACGGCAGCATTGGATTTCTTACCTGTATAAGTGTGTACAGGTACCTGGCTATTGTCCATCCAATGAAAGTGATGGGAAGAATAACTGTGACTCACTCTGTGGCTATCTCAGTCGTGGTTTGGCTGTTGGTGAGTGTTCAAAGTCTTCCAGATATGTTCTTCCCAAAAACCTCTGCAAATAACACTGATACAAATAGAACTGAAAAATGTCATCATACCACCACTCCAAAGTATGTTGAAGATTACCTGAAATACAGTGTTGGTTGGACACTCACTGGGTTTGTTATCCCATTCCTTATCTTACTTGGCTCCTATGGACACGTGACTCTTGTTCTCTGCCGCATTAATACCATTGATAAGGTGGTGAAACAAAGAAGCTTAAAGTTAATGTTCATCTTGATTTTGCTCTTCTCAGTTTGTTACATCCCCTTTCATATTTTTAAGAACCTCAGCCTTTATTCAAGAGTACTTAATTCAAAATACAAGAAGTATCCAACATGGGATGAGGGAGTCTTTGGTGCTCATCAGATCAGTCGTGGTCTTGTGTGTCTGAATAGTGTTTTGAACCCCCTGGTTTACCTCCATGTCATGGATATTCCTGCTCAAATCAGACAGATGCTTCAGTGGTCTCATCAGATATTTACTCGTTTCTTTCTGTCAAAGTACGCCAATGTACCTGTGGCACAAAGTGCAGATGTTTAA